Below is a window of Aquarana catesbeiana isolate 2022-GZ linkage group LG11, ASM4218655v1, whole genome shotgun sequence DNA.
gcgcatccgaattccagacagacaaacgcattttcggataggaacatttcccgaccgaaaaatagagaacatgatcTCGATCttctgctggctggaattccaccagcaaaagaccgatgcagcatacgcacggtcgcattttccgacaaaaagctctcatctgagttttgctggcgccatttccgatcgagtgtacgcggcattagcagtGTTTAGTTGCAGTGTGTGTAAGTGTAGGAGGGTGCCTATGTCACAGTGCTGGGGTGTGTTTCAGGTTTGTAATTTCCTAACAGGGTTGCTTGAACATCTGAATCGGCTGGAGTCATTGGCATAACATCTGTACCGGTATAGGAAAGTGTAGATGAGTATAGAAAGAACAGCAACATAGAGATGTTTCTTTGGTATAAATAAAAAACTTTAGAGCAGTGAATTGTGACAGATTTTCTTTAATATTACATCTCTACAAGTCTCTGTTTATAATTTTTTGGTAAATATGTGTTTATAGTGACTTTGGTTTGAAGAACGactgaaagaggaaaaaaaaaaaattaacacgttGGACTTCATTtgcaaaaatatacagtatatgaaaaaaacTGTTGTCCAAAGCAGCCAATCAATATTTTCCTTAGTTTTAAAAACCTGCCCTATAACAACGAAATGGAGAAACTGATTAGCTGGTAATACAGAACTGCTCTTTAATATATAGACCAAAATGTATCAAAGGACCAGAATGAAGAAGTATGTTGCTCATAGCAAGAGGACAGAGTCTTCCTTACATATTCAACCGACACTGAAGAAGTGATAACTGGAATCTTTTTGTTTGTCATGGGCAAAACAGACTATATGCAGGTATGCTGATAAATTCGGCCCATTTCAATGTTCCCTTGTATTCAGAAATTTTCATATTTCTTTGCTGCCTCAAACTTATAGATGATTTGGTAGCCATCATCCCAAGCATAGAGCATTTGGTCTCTTGGATTGTAATGCACTGAAGAGTGATTGCTGTATCGTTTTGGGAAGTACAGAGTAGGTGTTTCATGGCCATCAATGACATCAGAGGTGTCAAAAATACAGTCAATATGGGATCTTCCACCACTGGGACTATTGTACATGACGTATAGCGTTCCACATATGATGAAGGCTGCCTCTGCATTGTAGCTGCTGCAGGTTGTGTTCCACACGTGGGTCACTGCCATGTCAGCCTGGTCTATTTTTGTAAGGACAAGAATGCCATCAGCTTCAGGTTCAGCGTGAATGGCCCAAAGACCTTGCTCATCTATGGCGAGATCAATTTTTGTATATGGTGAAAGCTGGTAGGGTGGACTAAGCCCAGCACCCTCCAGATGCATAGACTGTGTAATTTTCTTCTGGATGTTGTATCTAACAATTTCATTTGTTGTGCCATTCTTGTGAAAAAACACCTCATTCTTGTAGACTTGGAGGCCAGTTCCTTGCCAGGGGAAGGGCAGTGATATAGTTTCTGCTCTTTGCAGAAAATCTAAGCTGGTAAATTCCTCAATGTTAGCAAATTCTAGGAGCATATCCTTGCTGTAGTAAGTAAAGTAATAGATGTTTTCTGAACTGTCACCAGTGTTCTTCATCCAAGCGCCAACAGCGCCCCCAGATCTCTTTACAGTTTTTAAAGACTTGATTTGTGCCAGCATTATTGAACAAcctcaaaaaaagaaaagcaataagTTAAAGTAGCTGTGTTTATCAGTAAATTAATTCTCAGTGCCAGGAGTTGGGAGCTTGGGACTCATAGTTTTCTGTAGGAGGTTCTCAGCACCCGGAACTGGTTTCATGGTGCCAACAAATCTCCTGCACTGCCCTCTTAACACTTTCCAACAAATAACACAACCCCAAAAGggaaaacaaacaaatataaaaagaataatctggaaaaaaaaacatctcaTATTGCAATAATGACCTTGCGTCCAGCACTGTCCCCCACAGTAAAACTTTCCACCACTAGATGCGGCCAGGACCCAAAGATGACCAGCATAATTCATCTCACTACCAAGTGTAATCATGCAACCTGGGCTCAAAGTACTACTGCACTGAACATTGTAGAGGAGGAAGTACTTGTGACATCACTCCTGATAACaaaaagaagggggaaaggggCACAGGACCTCTTAAGATGACCATAGACGGTATGTTTTTTCATGGAAAATGAAAGTAAACTGAGAAGCTATTGCTGCAAATGTTAAGGATGTAGACATGAGCATGacggaaaaatgtgtttagtttcagaTCCGTTTGTTAAGTTAATATTTTTGTTTCATCATAATTTGTTTAGCATATTCGGATTCGGTTAGTATaatcattattttttaaaattgattCGAATGTCGGACGGCTATATTTGTTGTATTCCgttctatgctattctgttctaatctattctatttttttttctgttctattcttttctattcttattatcctcttatttcacttttatacctttctGTATTTATTGAAGTATGTTTCCATTTTGAATTCAAATACattttctaattcaaattcattatcacatttttttaattggaattaattttgacatttttcaaatttaaacttgttatttcatttcatttgttatttttttttggattagttgaaattggttactattgtgattcagaaattcAGATACTTCCAAAACCCTGAATAACAAAATTCTTTCCCAAATTTGGATACATAActaaacgaatcgcacatgtctactccaCAGTGGCTAcaaatacagaggtcagtagtagccAGGTTTTAAAGTTAATTTACTGCTTATCAGAGGCGtcgttagggggtggctattgagacTAGAgtccgaatctggggcccatagccccgaatcCAGGGCCAGCCCTACCGTGAGAGTGTCACGGGCTGCCTGACACAGTGCTGTCCCGCACAGCCGCGGCACTCTAACTGAATCTGCACTCAAAGCTTCACTGACAGCCAGAGCCAGGAGATGAGTGTGAGAGCgagtctcctcccttgctccgCCCATGGCATAGAGTCGGGAGGAACTTCCTCACATGAGCTCCTGAGCTGGGGAGGCGGCAGGTggcagcctgtcttctgtatacccagcctctctgtgtaccctggcctctctgtatacccagcctctctgtataccctagcctctctgtatacactagcctctctgtatacccagcctgtctgtatacccagcctctctgtatacactagcctctctgtatacccagcctctctgtatacccagcctctctgtataccctagcctctctgaatacccagcctctctgtatacactagcctctttgtatacccagcctctctgtataccctagcccctctgtatacccagcctctctgtatacactagcctctttgtatacccagcttctctgtatacccagcctctctgtatacacagcctatctgtatacccagcttctctaTGTACACTAGCATTTTTTTGTATACCTAGTcactctgtatacctagcctctctgtatactctcgTTTCTTTGTATACCCAGCTTCCctgtatacccagcttctctgtatatctaacctctctgtatacactagcctctttgtatacccaacctctctgtatacactagcctctctgtatacccagcttctctgtataccctagcttctctgtataccctagcctctctgtatatccagcctctctgtatacactagcctctctgaaAAAACAATCTTCTCTGTATACTCACcctttctgtatacactagcctctctgtatacccagcctctctgtatacccagcttctctgtatacccagcttctctgtataccctagcctctctgtatacccagcctctctgtatacactagcctctctgtatacctagcctttctgtatacactagcctctctgtatacccagcctctctgtataccctagcctctctgtatacactagcctctttgtatacccagcctctctatataaactagcctctctgtatacccagcctctctgtatacagtaacctctttgtatacccagcctctctgtatacactagcctctttgtatacccagcctctctgtatacactagcctctctgtatacccagcctctctgtgtaccctagcctctctgtatatccagcctctctgtatacccagcctctctgtatacactaggctctctgtatacccagcctctctgtatacacgaGCCTTTCTGTAtatcctagcctctctgtatacactagcctctcctCTATATATCCTAGCCTGTCTTTTATATACCCTAGCCTACTCAATGGCACCCAAATTGCAGCGATTTGGTATTGTGGGCAGAATCGTGGGCATTCCGTCTGAGATCTGGAACGCCATGGTGTGAACGGAGCCTGATAGTTGGAATGCTTTAGCAACACCTGGCTGCTGATTGCACAAAGCCTTGGTTCAAGACATTGGGTGACTGTACTCTTATCCTCAGCTCACTGCATAGCCTGGCCTGTCATATGGGATTGCATTATACAGATCCTCCTTTCCATAATATGGCATGTTGGAGGTTTGCAATGTATGTTAGGAAGTGTAGTTACTAGGCAGTGCTACATCACTAGGTGGGGATGCAGTGGTCACCATTACTACCTACTTAATTGAAAAACAATTTCCATAAGACAGAAAAGGTGCTAGCACACTACTGTTAAGAAGTGGCCCTTTTTTTTATCAGCCAGCATGCTAGTGAGAGGTTCTTTTTTTGGTGTACCCAAAATTAGACTCTGAAGGTAAGGTGCCATTAGATCCTAATTAAACACATGAAGTAATTCATGAGTGTTGGaattcaaagtgttactaaacccaggaccctgtattcactatatctggtcgcccacaatacacagaacattgaaatgcatttatttaataactataaactgctaaataccctttctcatcagcagcatatagcagtcttgagacttctatcagtctctggttaaagcttgtaggaagggtTTTCAttattctctgactgtcctataaggctgcatgacccctgaccctctgtctggacagtgctgattgaccctgtgctgatcacatgcaccctctcaaaaaaaaaaactctctagcaatacacaccaaactgagaatgtgcagggtgccccaaggctctgttctagcagcagatggattggggacagtaaaagaaaggGGGGATCAGAGaggacaagatcaaacagcctttttacacaatgcagagtattaaccccttaggcttcacagtaagtataacaagcatgctttactgcatatacagactgattttactattgtgggtttagtaacactttaaagatgaAGTGTGAGACCCTACATTAGTGTCCTGATAGATTATCTGTCAAAACTTATGCTACATGCAAAGGTTTTGGCTAGAAATGCACTGCAGGCAGTGGCTGGGTTACgaacaaggttctgtaggtttgttcttaagttaaattggtatgtaagttggaacatgtacattttttaagtgtaactccagacaaaaaaatatttttaagttttggatagcatagggaagggttaaatggTCATACAGTGATGTAGGATTGCTGACAAGACCACTTGGATAGTAGGAGGCAGCATGCAGTGAGCAGCAAGATGGCTGCCTGGCGTTATTTTCTGGACCAGTGTGATATCACCCTGCCTCCGTTCTTTCTAATTGGTCcagcagcggaggaaggaggaggggggcgccgTGGCCCCATCTCCCGGAAGTagggaacggtacctgtcaaaaacaggtacccgttcccccctgaaaggtgccaaatgtggccccggagggggggaggagacggataagTGGAATTTCCAtctttgagtggaactctgctttaagtatgaGTCGTATGTAAGTCAGATTAAACAGCTGTATTTAAAAAGACAATACAGAGACCTCCAATCTGCTATCTTCCTATAACTAATTTTGAATTTTGCATAAAAATTCTttcttcagtttttttaactcctataaatacagtgccctgaaaaagtattcataccctttgaaattttccacattttgtcatgttacaaccaaaaacctaaatgtattttattgggattttatgtgatagaccacaaagtgtcacataattgtgaagtggaaggaaaatgataaatggtttttaatttttttttacaaataaatatctgaaaagtgtggaatgcatttgtattcagcaccctttactctgattcccctaactaaaatctagtggaaccaattgccttcagaagtcacctaaatagagtccacctgtgtgtaatttagtctcggtataactacagctgttcagtgaagccctcagaggtttgttagagaacattagtgaacaaacagcatcatgaagggcaaggaacacaccagacgggtcagggataaagttgtggagaagtttgaagcatggttaggttataaaaaaaatatcccaagctttgaacatctcacagagcactgttcaatccatcatccgaaaatgaaaagagtatggcactatTGCAAAcatatcaagacatggccgtccacctaaactgacaggccggcaaggagagcattaatcagagaagcagccaagaggcccatggtaactctggaggagctgcagagatccacagctcaggtgggagaatctgtaaacaggacaactattagtcgtgcaaaaagaggaaaggagggaggcgcacctaagtgtagtattagaaaAGCATGTTTAATGcgcaaagtaatgcacttacataaaagCAGAAATCAAGGGCATATCTGTATAAAGCCACGTGCAGAAATGCACCCTACACAGTTCCTGACATCATCTGGATGTATGGGAAACCAGATTGCTGGAACCCCTCGAGGAGGACGCCTTTTATACAGATATGCCCATGATTTCTGcttttatgtaagtgcattactttgcgCATTAAACAAGCTAttctaatactacacttaggtgcgcctccctcctttcctctttttgcATTCTCACTGGATATGCTCTGGGGGTGGCTGGCACCTGAACTATTTGTTATACACCTAAGTTGGCATGGACTACTTCCACCATACTAAGGACTAATACCAcccatatatatagagatatatatatatcttttaaacTAACTGTGCAGATCCAGCGTTGTTGTGCACTGGGTGACTTTCTTCtttcaactattagtcgtgcacgccacaaatctggcctttatggaagagtggcaagaagaaagttattgttgaaaagaaagtcataagaagtcccgtttgcagtttgtgggggacacagcaaacatgtggaagaaggtgctctggttggatgagaccaaaattgaactttttggcctaaaagcaaaacgcggaaaactaacactgcacatcaccctgaacacaccatccccaccgtgaaacatggtggtggcagcattatgttgtggggatgcttttcttcagcggggatagggaagctggtcaaaattgataggaagatggatgaagtcaaatacagggcaattttagaagaaaacctgttagtctgcaaaagacttgagactggggcagaggttcaccttccagcaggacgacaaTAAACAttgagccagagctacaatggaatggttgagatcaaagtatattcatgtgttagaatggacaagtcaaagtccagacctaaatccaattgagaatctgtggcaagatttgaacatttctgttcacagacgatctccatccaatctgacagagcttgagctattttgcaaagaagaatgatcaaaaatttcactctgtagatgtgcaaagttggtagagacatccccaaaaaggcaTGCAGCTGTAATTGTAACAAAAGTTgggtctacaaagtattgatttaggggggctgaatacaaatgcacgccacacttttcagatatttatttgtaaaaaatgttgaaaaccatttataattttccttccacttcacaattatgtgccactttgtgttggtctatcacataaaatcatcccaataaaatacatttacgtttttggttgtaacatgacaaaatgtggaaaatttcaaggggtgtgaatactttttcaaggcactgtagcagaaTGACCATTAACTTGTACTCACTCGTGCTGAGTTTGAGCTGTAGCTTCTTCTTCTCTTCTGCCTGTTCGAGAAGTTGCTTCTCCATCAGTTGGTCATCAACTTCCACTTGGGCTTTTGAGGAGCTTGCAGTCTCCAGGTAGTCAATATCCCACTCAGCTCTTTCCAGTCTTTCCCACATATTTTCCATCTCACCCTTCACTTCCACTTTATATTTACTGAACTTCTCCAGACTTGACACCAACT
It encodes the following:
- the OLFML1 gene encoding olfactomedin-like protein 1 codes for the protein MELYCLQMLSVLLAITQRNIQCEVQDENIIRYIEKRILGLEDRLLKCEHNVQLFLHEFQELSHKLVSSLEKFSKYKVEVKGEMENMWERLERAEWDIDYLETASSSKAQVEVDDQLMEKQLLEQAEEKKKLQLKLSTSCSIMLAQIKSLKTVKRSGGAVGAWMKNTGDSSENIYYFTYYSKDMLLEFANIEEFTSLDFLQRAETISLPFPWQGTGLQVYKNEVFFHKNGTTNEIVRYNIQKKITQSMHLEGAGLSPPYQLSPYTKIDLAIDEQGLWAIHAEPEADGILVLTKIDQADMAVTHVWNTTCSSYNAEAAFIICGTLYVMYNSPSGGRSHIDCIFDTSDVIDGHETPTLYFPKRYSNHSSVHYNPRDQMLYAWDDGYQIIYKFEAAKKYENF